AACAAGAAACCACAAAAACATAGCACCGAACGAAACCCTTCTCCCCCAAATTCTCCATTCTCTTTTCACTCCAATCCAATACaatcccttctctctctctaatCGACAACGCAAACTCCACCATGGGTTCCTCCGCGATGGTTCTCGAACCTAAACCCTCTTCAGAGCCACCACCGTCTCTCCCATCATCAAAATCCGACTACCTCCTCGGCGGTTACGGCATCGACTCCGCCGCCTCCGACGAAGACGACCTCTACAGCCGCCTCAAGACTCTGCAGCGCCAGCTGGAGTTCATCGACATCCAAGAAGAGTACGTCAAGGACGAGCAGAAGAATCTGAAGCGCGAGCTCCTTAGGGCTCAGGAAGAAGTTAAGCGGATCCAATCGGTGCCGCTAGTTATTGGACAGTTCATGGAGATGGTTGATAGGAATAACGGTATCGTTGGATCTACAACTGGATCCAACTACTACGTGAGGATTCTCAGCACGATCAACAGAGAGTTGTTGAAGCCTTCAGCTTCTGTGGCTCTTCACCGTCACTCCAACGCGCTTGTTGACGTCCTTCCTCCTGAGGCTGATTCCAGCATCTCGCTACTTAGCCAGTCTGAGAAGCCCGACGTCACTTACAATGTAagcgtttctttttcttctccttctctgaTTAGGGTTTTGCTTTGGTTTAGAAAGAGTGCCAAAATGAAATGTTAGGGTTTTGGTTAAAGAATATGGATACTGCAGTATGGGCTGGTTTGCAGTGACGGAGGATgctataaatattaaattgttTCATTGGTTAGGTTTTCGGTTTTTTGTTCCCCCTCTTGCTTAACGTGAAGAGAGTAGAAAGTTGGAAGTTAGGGATTTTCGcttctatttttttatgattgtgATTAAAATTTTCTAGTTGCTTTCAATTGAGGTTTATTTAGAAATACTTGCACCTAGAGAGAGTATGATTATTGTGAGGAAGATGTCAGTTTGGCGTAAATCGGTATGTCTTACATGCTACTACTGCGATTCCATCTTTTGTTCTGACATTTGGAATTTTCGCATTCTAATATTTATATTTGCGAGTCTCCTTTCTCTGTTTCTTTTGTTCTGTTTGAGACTGAGTTGAGAGTACCAAATAGCAGCAATACGCTAATAATCCAAACCCTTAGATGTCTATCCCATCATTATATGCCAATTGCCATGTTTGGGAATACTAGCAAAGAGAGTGTGGTTCAGAAATGTGGAACATACAAATTTGCTTCTAATAAGCTCGTGAAATGTAAGACACACTGGATGAGACTTATTAAGGAGGAACCAGACGTATTTTGGCTTGGTTCTATGCATTTTGAACTATGAAGTTTGTGAAATATAACTTCTgcaatataatttattttagttgagCCAATGAAGAGTACAAACAAGTTTGAGCAGTTGATTTTTCTGATGTCTGTTTGTTCTTCTGTTTAGTATGCATTATCAATTTGTCATTATTTCAAGCTATTTTTGTTCATGAAATGTTTGTGTCCCACTTAATCtggtttaaatattttttaggaCATTGGAGGATGTGATATCCAAAAGCAGGAAATTCGTGAGGCTGTGGAGCTGCCCCTTACACACCATGAGCTATACAAACAAATTGGTATTGATCCCCCTCGAGGTGTTCTACTCTATGGACCCCCAGGAACTGGAAAAACAATGCTTGCCAAGGCTGTTGCTAATCATACTACTGCAGCATTCATTAGGGTTGTGGGATCTGAGTTTGTTCAAAAATATCTTGGTGAGGTATGAATTTCTTTTTTCTCAAAGTCATCTGCATCTGAAGTCTTTTAGCGATGCTTGTAAGATTGTGACTAATTTGTTATTTGTCACTATTTGATTTTGAGTATTATGGGAACCCCATTCTTTATTCATGTGGTTATTTTGTTCTGTTGTTTAGCAGTTCTGTTATAATCAGTTGTTTCCTGTCCATGATTATACATAATTACATGTATTATGAGAAATTAGGACCTAATTGTTTAGCCATGTTGTACTGCAATATCTTGAAATATTATCTGCTATATTTTCAGGGTCCAAGGATGGTTCGTGATGTATTTCGTCTTGCAAAAGAGAATGCTCCTGCTATTATATTTATTGATGAGGTTGATGCGATAGCTACTGCTAGGTTTGATGCCCAAACTGGTGCTGATAGAGAAGTACAACGTATTCTTATGGAGCTTTTGAATCAggtaataataaaaatatattctgTAAGGTGTTCTATGTGGCTATTTACTGGGCTCTGCTTGGTTGCAAGAGTTACTTAGTGTGttattgtactttgaatttgaatatCTACTCTGTTTTTAAATGTTATCTGATCCTGTTTTATTGCCTTCTATATTTTTCAGATGGATGGTTTTGACCAAACTGTGAATGTTAAAGTGATTATGGCAACTAACCGAGCTGACACTTTGGATCCTGCTCTCTTGCGTCCTGGAAGGCTTGATCGCAAAATTGAGTTTCCTTTGCCTGATAGACGCCAAAAGAGGCTTGTATTTCAGGTTAGTTTTTTGGAAATTCTATTTGTTACATTTTTATAGCAAGTTGGCTTCAGTGTACAGTCAAAGGaacattttatattttactatttagaACTTTCAGTTGTTTTGTGGACTGAACTGATAAAACCTAGTAGCTACtataaagaaaatattaaacCTCCGTAGCATTACTTATTTGACGCTGATTTCCGGTGGGGATTAGCCCAAAAGCATGTATACctcccccaaaaaaaaaaatagcaactTTCCTCATGCAATTTCTCCGAGCATAGTCTTGGTTGGACTTGCATTGTCTTCGATAGTGAATAATAGGTTTATGATTAGCACTTGCTAGCCAATTATTtaatgtgtttttctctcttgACAGGTATGCACGGCTAAAATGAACTTAAGTGATGAGGTGGACCTGGAAGATTATGTTTCACGACCTGATAAAATTAGTGCTGCCGAGGTTTGATCATATCCTAttctctctccttttttttttaattttttcctaTGATGCTAATTGTTTTTATACAAGTACATTATACTATACCATAGCATCAGTTCTTTGCATTACATGAATTGCATTTAATTGTGATGATTGTTTGTGGCTGCAGATAGCAGCAATCTGTCAAGAAGCAGGCATGCATGCTGTTCGCAAGAACAGATACGTCATATTGCCAAAGGACTTTGAGAAGGGTTATAGGACGAACGTGAAGAAGCCCGATACTGACTTCGAATTTTACAAGTGATGTTGGGGGTGGACCATTATTTCCAAGACTCCCGTTTTTACATTtgaagaatatttttatttatttccgACGATTTTATGCTACAACTTGTTCATATTGTGTCTGTAAACTCTCTTAAACATTTGATAATTGATAGCATGTAGTGCTAAATATGTTTGTTAATGGGacaatttaaaaactaattatagTTTTTAGTAATCAACATGCATGCCCATGTAGCCACAGGTTGTTTTTCTTTCATAAAGCTCAACCAAATTCTTGGACCACTTGCCCTATGCAGTAGCACTGAAAAGTTGCTGATCCTCATTTTTGGGGGTTGCTAAGTTGAGGTATTAAAATTAGCTTATTTGTTTAAGCATATTGtgaaaaaagaaattagaaatttCTAATGGTTTTCTATTCCAACGTAATCAACGTACTTGCAAGCTttcaacaataaaaataatcttttcTATAATGAGtcataaattagatttttaatctTCAAAtgttttttttcaattattgttaattatggttttttaccaagtttttttcttttctctaaaaatgacccaaaaaaAGCATGTTACAGATGTATAATAAGATGTTATATTTAACGAGaaaattgataaaatttatTCACACAAATCCAAGCAAATATAAGTACAATTGGTAgtgctttctttttttaaaaaaagaaaattatacgatcaattaaattataacATTTTAGCCCTAGAAATTTGTAAATCTCACATCAATTCCATATAAGCTCATTTAGCTTTTGCTGGATACATGGAGATGTATCTAGTGCAAAAATTAGGCATATACGAATTGAGAGGAGTAAATCTAGGTTCTAAGATTTTGTATAAATGAGATTATATGGTTTGGATTTaatcttcttgttctcttatAAGTCTACTTTTCTCATTAGATATGGAAAAATATTCAGTGAGAAACATATATGAGATTAAGAGGAATAAATTTGAACCTTCAGATCTTATACAAATGACTTGGATTAAAATCAAATCATGAGTGTTTTATTCATCATGTGATATATATGTACTTGTGTCGAGTGCGGAATGTCAAATGATGAGAGGTTTACTCAACCCGGTCCCTGTCTATTTTCAAAACGAACAAGGCAACCTGTATCCAAAAGTGATGTTGTTTACTCCAAATGATGGTGTTAAGATAGCAAAAATGAAAGTTAGTTGGTCGTTAATTCTTCAAGAAAAAGCTTTTAGTAAAGATTCTTGGCTTAGAACTAATAATCATCTCCACAGGAAGGCTATTGGTCACTTTACAGTTTGGGAAAAATTGGAACAGAGTTCATTTCATAATTATTTTAGGAAGGACTACCAACTTCAAAACCTAGATTCTttaaggaaaaataaataagtatatACTTTTTGTGATCAGCATTTGCGTTTATCCAATTTACCTCAATTTTACATCTAATACTTCAAAACCTCATGAATAACGTTATCCTTTTTGGTAATTATGCTGAAAAATGTTGACAAAAAATTGTTTTTACCTTAAAAGGAGCATCATGATAGTTTGAAAATATTAGGGTAATATTGACTTAAACAACGTTGGGAGTACAAATATAAACGCCAAGGATGAAGACACTTTGATCCATAAGTtcttaatttgattttgataataTGTTGGAATTAAATAGGCTTTACTAttacttttttcttttagttgacCATGGTATCTCTTAGACTAATTCGTTGTGGATCTGAGCTCTATCCAAGAGTCTGCCGCTGGCTACTAGGTTGTTACATACACAAGACGGGACTTGAACCTCTGACACTTGCTTAAATGAACGAGTGAGTTGACCACTTGACTAACCCAAGTTGGTTAGGCTTTAATATTACTAATTGAACTCTTGTAGTAACCTCTCAACCTCTAACTATCAACTTGTGGTTATTATTTTTTGAGATAAATAACAAATCGGTACTCGAAAATTCTGGTGCTGACAAAATTGTACCTGACCTTTGTTATTGATAAAATGATCcccgaaaatttttaaaatttgacaaaaaacACCCAAACGTGAAAAGCATGACGTCACATTAAACGAAAAATGCTGATGTGACTATCGAAAGAGCTTCAGTGATGGTGACAGAGAATTCCAATGGTGTTTCTAGTGAGAGGGGAGCTTGATTCACAAATCTCTTCCCTCACCTCCTCCGCTTTTGCAATAAGATCACCATGCATTACCTTGGGAATAGCAAGAGAATCGAGAATTGTAAGGACGTGAGAAGatgagagaagttggcgtttggCGAGAGAGGCCATAGCCTCTGAAATTAGGGGCAATGGCTCTGAAACCTGCATTGGCAAGGACAATCATCTGGTGGCGCCACGAGTACCATATCTCAGGGAACCTGTATAGGAATATGACGATGTTTTTATCAGAAAAAAGAAACCAGAGAGAGAAAGAGTTTGAAGGTGACAGAGTTAAGAAATCAGAAGCATAAGAAAATGGAATGCATGTGAGCACAGTGGATTATGACCTGTTCCGATTTCAACGATGTGGAGGTTGAGACTAGGGCTGGAAATGAGCCAAGTTGAGTCGAGCTAGACCAAGCTCAAACTTGGCTCACAAAAATTAAGCTTGGTGTAAAATCCGGTCAAattgtaattaaataaataataaattaaataggggaaaaaatggtaaaaaaatttagaatcataatttagaaatttaaatatgatatttgcaCTCAGTGAATTTGTCTGAGCcagaaaacatagttttctgtgTAAAAACGCATAATGAAAGTTTGAttggcagtaccggctgagatctGTCCGGTATTACAgttgagaaaaataatttaggAGTGAGAGAGATTAAAAAGTTAGGATTTATGATTtagaaagtaaaaaaatatttaaagcgCGATTTAAaacgctaatcttaaaggttttcgCCCAAAATTGGGTCAACGGGCTAAACCAAGTGAACCAGGCCCAAGTGGGCCAAAGATCTAACATATATAAAccttagttatgagcatttcagctcattaaCTCTAGAGAAAGAGAGTGAGGCGCTGAAAtggagaagagaggaagaagagagaaaaccctAACCCCATCAAACTTCAAActaccataacttttgatccggagcttcgattgacgagccgtttgcagCTACGTGTCGCTCTACTCACCATCTTCGATTCTATCTAGGTATTATGGTGAGTATACCATTTTCCTCTGCCCAGTTTCAATTTTCCTCCTTAAATTCgaaattggttatgttagtgttgTTGGATGTATTTAGAGCACTTGGAATAAGGTGTTGGTGACTAAAGCTTATTGGTGATGATGGAGAGACTTGGGAGCTTGAGTTATTATGTGTTTGGGTGTGAATCGTCGTCATtaaggtacggtttaagtttcattttaGTACCGTGtagtgtgatgagaattcctaggttAGATGCCCCTAGAATTAGGTTtagattgtgtaaatggttggtatCAATATGTAAGTTGATATGTTGTGTAAATTAATGATTGGATTGAGAATTGTGTGAATTTGCATGTTTGGTGTGTTGAGAAATTTGATAAATTGGATAATGACTATTGGTTTGTGGAATATTCATtgaaattgttaattttttgtcAGAGGCCGTGAATTTTGGGCCGAAGGCCGGAAAAAGGTAAGGACGATTAGTGATGATTGAATTGTGTGATAATATATGAGATTGAATGAAGAATTGGTATGCAATGTATGAGAATTCGATTAATTGATGAAATAGTGGAAATGAGATTTTTGAAATGTGGAATGGATGTATTTGAGTTGGAATGTATAAAAGGAGTAGGTTTGAAATTGGTTGTGTGTGAATATGTAACTTGAGATGTTTTGGGTTCATTATGTTGGTTGAAAATGATTGAGGCTAGCGAATCATTGGAAAATTGGTAAATGTATGTTTTTggtaaaaacatattttttgcCAACTTTGGCGGGCTGTAACTCAGTCCTCAGAGTTGAAAAACTttcaaaattagatttttatgaaaattcaaTTATCGATTTTCCAACAGTTTGAGAATGGTTGAAAAAAGAATTTTGTGAAAAACGTTATGAGGTTTTGAAAATTGGActgaaaaattgatttttgtaACATATCAgattttctgttttctgatatggATGCATACACGGCCTTTAACATGCGTACGCGGGCATTGGCCTCTGCCAAGTGCCTCTACGTACGCGGACACTGCATTCGTATGCAGAATGGTCGAAAATTGGGGTCATGTGTATGCCACACTATGCATGCATACGTGGATACCCCACTTTGAACCTGTGCGTACGCGCACCACATGTATGTGTACACACACCTCCCAGAATTtggaaaaatatatttttgtagcTTTCAACCATTCTTTTCGTTACCTAAACCTTTATAAACTTCGATACGAGCCTAGAGCCGGTGGAATTAAGGATGGAAGAGTTAGGGATAAATTCAAATGAGTTGAGTTagtaaaactaagagaaaagaataagatgctaagtgagaatgatgatgattgtgaGATTGCtaatgagaatgatgatgattacgAGATTGATGATGAGAATGATGGTGATTATGTGATTGATgatgagaatgataatgaatATGA
Above is a genomic segment from Arachis stenosperma cultivar V10309 chromosome 1, arast.V10309.gnm1.PFL2, whole genome shotgun sequence containing:
- the LOC130972998 gene encoding 26S proteasome regulatory subunit 6B homolog, whose product is MGSSAMVLEPKPSSEPPPSLPSSKSDYLLGGYGIDSAASDEDDLYSRLKTLQRQLEFIDIQEEYVKDEQKNLKRELLRAQEEVKRIQSVPLVIGQFMEMVDRNNGIVGSTTGSNYYVRILSTINRELLKPSASVALHRHSNALVDVLPPEADSSISLLSQSEKPDVTYNDIGGCDIQKQEIREAVELPLTHHELYKQIGIDPPRGVLLYGPPGTGKTMLAKAVANHTTAAFIRVVGSEFVQKYLGEGPRMVRDVFRLAKENAPAIIFIDEVDAIATARFDAQTGADREVQRILMELLNQMDGFDQTVNVKVIMATNRADTLDPALLRPGRLDRKIEFPLPDRRQKRLVFQVCTAKMNLSDEVDLEDYVSRPDKISAAEIAAICQEAGMHAVRKNRYVILPKDFEKGYRTNVKKPDTDFEFYK